Proteins from one Panicum virgatum strain AP13 chromosome 7K, P.virgatum_v5, whole genome shotgun sequence genomic window:
- the LOC120639694 gene encoding calmodulin-binding receptor-like cytoplasmic kinase 3 isoform X2: MSPSALLPALSVLLLCCSPPALAFVSEPALSRAACRDDQFVVLDASDGLVNLSVNGVLVQDSVLACQKLRFYFRSGCLRCGEVSDAWRVAVKQYCGEGSESSHATSHQNVPRKLLRQSTDNSSRKDYDPCGGLSLHENNQDTSDSSENDDHLLAFPGVILLCCGLMFPCFHAERKEASRNDAASIQRNTIESVSSYEVSMSSEKVPPTPHRIPPSPSRFAPSPQVARVGSVNLSIQQILRATQNFSPSFKLGEGGFGMVYRAVLPNGTVVAVKRAKKDQFAGPRDEFSNEVDLLAKIDHRNLVRLLGFTDKGNERIIITEYVPNGTLREHLDGQHGRVLDFNQRLEIAIDVAHALTYLHLYAEKTIIHRDVKSSNILLTDSYRAKVSDFGFARSGPSDTEKTHISTKVKGTAGYLDPEYLRTYQLTPKSDVFSFGILLVEILSARRPVELKRTPEERITIRWTFKKFNEGNIREILDPLLEDHVDDEVLEKLLSLAFQCAAPTRDDRPTMKEVGEQLWEIRKEYGKSIRKV; encoded by the exons ATGTCTCCTTCGGCTCTTCTACCTGCTCTCTCCGTCCTCCTCCTGTGCTGCTCGCCTCCGGCTCTTGCTTTCGTTTCTGAGCCTGCGCTTTCGCGAGCTGCTTGTAGAGATGACCAATTTGTCGTCTTGGATGCCTCTGATGGGCTCGTCAACCTGTCGGTCAATGGGGTTCTGGTGCAAGACAGCGTTCTTGCCTGCCAGAAGCTCCGCTTCTACTTTCGGAGTGGTTGCCTCCGCTGTGGCGAGGTGTCAGATGCGTGGAGGGTTGCGGTTAAGCAGTACTGTGGTGAAGGGAGCGAATCCAGCCACG CAACTTCACATCAAAATGTCCCAAGGAAGCTGTTGAGGCAGTCCACAGATAATAGCTCGAGAAAGGATTATGACCCATGTGGAGGTTTGAGCTTGCATGAAAATAATCAGGACACCAGTGATTCTTCAGAAAATGATGATCACCTCCTTGCTTTCCCCGGTGTGATTCTTCTATGCTGTGGTCTCATGTTTCCATGCTTCCATGCTGAAAGAAAAGAAGCCAGTAGGAATGATGCTGCAAGTATTCAGCGCAATACAA TTGAATCAGTTTCGTCTTATGAAGTAAGCATGTCATCTGAGAAAGTGCCACCAACTCCGCATCGAATACCTCCAAGTCCTTCGAGATTTGCACCATCTCCACAAGTAGCTAGAGTTGGATCTGTCAACTTAAGCATCCAGCAGATCCTCAGGGCAACTCAGAATTTCTCACCTTCCTTTAAGTTAGGTGAAGGAGGATTTGGGATGGTCTACAGGGCTGTCTTGCCAAATGGCACTGTTGTTGCAGTCAAGAGGGCTAAAAAG gatcaatttgctggtCCTAGGGATGAGTTTAGCAATGAAGTAGACTTGCTTGCCAAGATAGACCACCGAAATTTGGTGAGGTTACTGGGCTTTACTGACAAAGGAAATGAGCGTATTATCATCACTGAGTATGTTCCAAATGGCACTCTAAGAGAACATCTCGATG GTCAGCATGGCAGAGTCCTGGATTTTAATCAGCGCCTAGAAATTGCAATCGATGTTGCTCATGCACTTACTTATCTCCATCTGTATGCGG AGAAGACGATAATTCACCGCGATGTGAAATCATCAAATATACTACTGACGGATAGCTACCGGGCAAAAGTGTCTGACTTTGGATTTGCAAGGAGTGGCCCTAGTGACACGGAGAAGACGCACATATCAACAAAAGTGAAAGGCACAGCTGGGTACCTGGATCCTGAATACCTGAGAACATACCAGCTAACTCCAAAGAGTGATGTCTTCTCCTTTGGCATATTGCTTGTGGAGATTCTTTCTGCTCGCCGACCCGTAGAGCTGAAGCGAACTCCTGAAGAGAGGATAACTATCAGATGG ACTTTCAAGAAATTTAATGAAGGAAACATAAGAGAGATATTGGATCCATTGCTGGAGGACCACGTTGATGATGAGGTGCTTGAGAAGCTCCTTAGCTTGGCGTTCCAATGTGCTGCTCCAACACGGGATGACCGCCCGACCATGAAGGAAGTTGGGGAGCAGCTGTGGGAAATAAGGAAAGAGTACGGAAAGAGCATCAGGAAGGTGTGA
- the LOC120639694 gene encoding calmodulin-binding receptor-like cytoplasmic kinase 3 isoform X1: protein MSPSALLPALSVLLLCCSPPALAFVSEPALSRAACRDDQFVVLDASDGLVNLSVNGVLVQDSVLACQKLRFYFRSGCLRCGEVSDAWRVAVKQYCGEGSESSHATSHQNVPRKLLRQSTDNSSRKDYDPCGGLSLHENNQDTSDSSENDDHLLAFPGVILLCCGLMFPCFHAERKEASRNDAASIQRNTIESVSSYEVSMSSEKVPPTPHRIPPSPSRFAPSPQVARVGSVNLSIQQILRATQNFSPSFKLGEGGFGMVYRAVLPNGTVVAVKRAKKDQFAGPRDEFSNEVDLLAKIDHRNLVRLLGFTDKGNERIIITEYVPNGTLREHLDAGQHGRVLDFNQRLEIAIDVAHALTYLHLYAEKTIIHRDVKSSNILLTDSYRAKVSDFGFARSGPSDTEKTHISTKVKGTAGYLDPEYLRTYQLTPKSDVFSFGILLVEILSARRPVELKRTPEERITIRWTFKKFNEGNIREILDPLLEDHVDDEVLEKLLSLAFQCAAPTRDDRPTMKEVGEQLWEIRKEYGKSIRKV from the exons ATGTCTCCTTCGGCTCTTCTACCTGCTCTCTCCGTCCTCCTCCTGTGCTGCTCGCCTCCGGCTCTTGCTTTCGTTTCTGAGCCTGCGCTTTCGCGAGCTGCTTGTAGAGATGACCAATTTGTCGTCTTGGATGCCTCTGATGGGCTCGTCAACCTGTCGGTCAATGGGGTTCTGGTGCAAGACAGCGTTCTTGCCTGCCAGAAGCTCCGCTTCTACTTTCGGAGTGGTTGCCTCCGCTGTGGCGAGGTGTCAGATGCGTGGAGGGTTGCGGTTAAGCAGTACTGTGGTGAAGGGAGCGAATCCAGCCACG CAACTTCACATCAAAATGTCCCAAGGAAGCTGTTGAGGCAGTCCACAGATAATAGCTCGAGAAAGGATTATGACCCATGTGGAGGTTTGAGCTTGCATGAAAATAATCAGGACACCAGTGATTCTTCAGAAAATGATGATCACCTCCTTGCTTTCCCCGGTGTGATTCTTCTATGCTGTGGTCTCATGTTTCCATGCTTCCATGCTGAAAGAAAAGAAGCCAGTAGGAATGATGCTGCAAGTATTCAGCGCAATACAA TTGAATCAGTTTCGTCTTATGAAGTAAGCATGTCATCTGAGAAAGTGCCACCAACTCCGCATCGAATACCTCCAAGTCCTTCGAGATTTGCACCATCTCCACAAGTAGCTAGAGTTGGATCTGTCAACTTAAGCATCCAGCAGATCCTCAGGGCAACTCAGAATTTCTCACCTTCCTTTAAGTTAGGTGAAGGAGGATTTGGGATGGTCTACAGGGCTGTCTTGCCAAATGGCACTGTTGTTGCAGTCAAGAGGGCTAAAAAG gatcaatttgctggtCCTAGGGATGAGTTTAGCAATGAAGTAGACTTGCTTGCCAAGATAGACCACCGAAATTTGGTGAGGTTACTGGGCTTTACTGACAAAGGAAATGAGCGTATTATCATCACTGAGTATGTTCCAAATGGCACTCTAAGAGAACATCTCGATG CAGGTCAGCATGGCAGAGTCCTGGATTTTAATCAGCGCCTAGAAATTGCAATCGATGTTGCTCATGCACTTACTTATCTCCATCTGTATGCGG AGAAGACGATAATTCACCGCGATGTGAAATCATCAAATATACTACTGACGGATAGCTACCGGGCAAAAGTGTCTGACTTTGGATTTGCAAGGAGTGGCCCTAGTGACACGGAGAAGACGCACATATCAACAAAAGTGAAAGGCACAGCTGGGTACCTGGATCCTGAATACCTGAGAACATACCAGCTAACTCCAAAGAGTGATGTCTTCTCCTTTGGCATATTGCTTGTGGAGATTCTTTCTGCTCGCCGACCCGTAGAGCTGAAGCGAACTCCTGAAGAGAGGATAACTATCAGATGG ACTTTCAAGAAATTTAATGAAGGAAACATAAGAGAGATATTGGATCCATTGCTGGAGGACCACGTTGATGATGAGGTGCTTGAGAAGCTCCTTAGCTTGGCGTTCCAATGTGCTGCTCCAACACGGGATGACCGCCCGACCATGAAGGAAGTTGGGGAGCAGCTGTGGGAAATAAGGAAAGAGTACGGAAAGAGCATCAGGAAGGTGTGA
- the LOC120639694 gene encoding calmodulin-binding receptor-like cytoplasmic kinase 3 isoform X3 gives MFPCFHAERKEASRNDAASIQRNTIESVSSYEVSMSSEKVPPTPHRIPPSPSRFAPSPQVARVGSVNLSIQQILRATQNFSPSFKLGEGGFGMVYRAVLPNGTVVAVKRAKKDQFAGPRDEFSNEVDLLAKIDHRNLVRLLGFTDKGNERIIITEYVPNGTLREHLDAGQHGRVLDFNQRLEIAIDVAHALTYLHLYAEKTIIHRDVKSSNILLTDSYRAKVSDFGFARSGPSDTEKTHISTKVKGTAGYLDPEYLRTYQLTPKSDVFSFGILLVEILSARRPVELKRTPEERITIRWTFKKFNEGNIREILDPLLEDHVDDEVLEKLLSLAFQCAAPTRDDRPTMKEVGEQLWEIRKEYGKSIRKV, from the exons ATGTTTCCATGCTTCCATGCTGAAAGAAAAGAAGCCAGTAGGAATGATGCTGCAAGTATTCAGCGCAATACAA TTGAATCAGTTTCGTCTTATGAAGTAAGCATGTCATCTGAGAAAGTGCCACCAACTCCGCATCGAATACCTCCAAGTCCTTCGAGATTTGCACCATCTCCACAAGTAGCTAGAGTTGGATCTGTCAACTTAAGCATCCAGCAGATCCTCAGGGCAACTCAGAATTTCTCACCTTCCTTTAAGTTAGGTGAAGGAGGATTTGGGATGGTCTACAGGGCTGTCTTGCCAAATGGCACTGTTGTTGCAGTCAAGAGGGCTAAAAAG gatcaatttgctggtCCTAGGGATGAGTTTAGCAATGAAGTAGACTTGCTTGCCAAGATAGACCACCGAAATTTGGTGAGGTTACTGGGCTTTACTGACAAAGGAAATGAGCGTATTATCATCACTGAGTATGTTCCAAATGGCACTCTAAGAGAACATCTCGATG CAGGTCAGCATGGCAGAGTCCTGGATTTTAATCAGCGCCTAGAAATTGCAATCGATGTTGCTCATGCACTTACTTATCTCCATCTGTATGCGG AGAAGACGATAATTCACCGCGATGTGAAATCATCAAATATACTACTGACGGATAGCTACCGGGCAAAAGTGTCTGACTTTGGATTTGCAAGGAGTGGCCCTAGTGACACGGAGAAGACGCACATATCAACAAAAGTGAAAGGCACAGCTGGGTACCTGGATCCTGAATACCTGAGAACATACCAGCTAACTCCAAAGAGTGATGTCTTCTCCTTTGGCATATTGCTTGTGGAGATTCTTTCTGCTCGCCGACCCGTAGAGCTGAAGCGAACTCCTGAAGAGAGGATAACTATCAGATGG ACTTTCAAGAAATTTAATGAAGGAAACATAAGAGAGATATTGGATCCATTGCTGGAGGACCACGTTGATGATGAGGTGCTTGAGAAGCTCCTTAGCTTGGCGTTCCAATGTGCTGCTCCAACACGGGATGACCGCCCGACCATGAAGGAAGTTGGGGAGCAGCTGTGGGAAATAAGGAAAGAGTACGGAAAGAGCATCAGGAAGGTGTGA